One Brassica napus cultivar Da-Ae chromosome A1, Da-Ae, whole genome shotgun sequence genomic region harbors:
- the LOC106437463 gene encoding 60S ribosomal protein L15-1 produces MGAYKYVSELWRKKQSDVMRFVQRVRCWEYRQQPSIVRLVRPTRPDKARRLGYKAKQGFVVYRVRVRRGGRKRPVPKGIVYGKPTNQGVTQLKFQRSKRSVAEERAGRKLGGLRVVNSYWLNEDSTYKYYEIILVDPAHNAVRNDPRINWICNPVHKHRELRGLTSEGKKNRGLRGKGHNNHKNRPSRRATWKKNNSLSLRRYR; encoded by the exons ATGG GTGCGTACAAGTATGTATCTGAGCTATGGAGGAAGAAGCAGTCCGATGTCATGAGGTTCGTGCAGAGGGTGAGGTGCTGGGAGTACAGACAGCAACCTTCCATTGTCCGTCTCGTCAGGCCTACTCGTCCCGACAAGGCTCGTCGTTTGGGTTACAAGGCCAAACAG GGCTTTGTTGTGTACCGTGTCCGTGTGAGACGTGGTGGACGCAAGAGGCCAGTGCCAAAGGGTATTGTCTACGGTAAGCCCACAAACCAGGGAGTAACCCAACTCAAGTTCCAGAGGAGCAAGCGTTCTGTTGCTGAGGAGCGTGCTGGAAGGAAATTAGGTGGCCTCAGAGTCGTCAACTCTTACTGGCTCAACGAG GATTCGACCTACAAGTACTACGAGATCATCTTGGTCGACCCAGCACACAACGCTGTGCGTAATGACCCGAGAATCAACTGGATCTGCAACCCGGTGCACAAACACCGTGAGCTCAGAGGACTTACATCGGAGGGAAAGAAGAACAGAGGACTGCGCGGAAAGGGTCACAACAACCACAAGAACCGCCCCTCTCGCAGAGCTACATGGAAGAAGAACAACTCTCTCTCCCTTCGCCGTTACCGTTAA
- the LOC111215045 gene encoding UDP-N-acetylglucosamine transferase subunit ALG13 homolog isoform X1, with the protein MEDGENDGKTLVFVTVGTTSFDALVKAVVSENVKEELHKRGYTHLLIQMGRGIYSPPKVCDGADGSLAVDYFTFSSSIADYIRSASLVISHAGSGSIFETLKLGKPLIVVVNEDLMDNHQCELAEELEERKHLYCARPHTLHQTLTKMELESLVRYAPGDGTPVARIIDRFLGFPDD; encoded by the exons ATGGAAGATGGAGAGAATGATGGGAAGACACTAGTGTTTGTGACTGTGGGAACAACGAGTTTCGATGCCCTCGTGAAAGCAGTGGTCAGTGAAAATGTTAAAGAGGAGTTGCACAAGAGAGGATATACTCATCTTCTCATTCAGATGGGTCGAGGAATCTACTCTCCACCCAAGGTG TGTGATGGAGCGGATGGATCGCTAGCCGTTGATTACTTCACCTTCTCTTCGAGTATCGCTGATTATATTCGATCAGCATCACTTGTTATTAGTCACGCTG GATCTGGAAGCATATTCGAGACGCTAAAGCTAGGGAAACCGTTGATTGTTGTAGTCAACGAAGATCTCATGGACAATCATCAGTGTGAATTAGCTGAAGAGCTTGAAGAGAGGAAGCATTTGTACTGCGCTCGCCCTCACACGCTTCATCAGACCTTGACGAAGATGGAGTTGGAGTCCCTGGTTCGGTACGCTCCAGGTGATGGAACACCTGTTGCCCGCATTATCGACAGGTTCCTGGGGTTCCCTGATGATTAA
- the LOC111215045 gene encoding UDP-N-acetylglucosamine transferase subunit ALG13 homolog isoform X2: MEDGENDGKTLVFVTVGTTSFDALVKAVVSENVKEELHKRGYTHLLIQMGRGIYSPPKCDGADGSLAVDYFTFSSSIADYIRSASLVISHAGSGSIFETLKLGKPLIVVVNEDLMDNHQCELAEELEERKHLYCARPHTLHQTLTKMELESLVRYAPGDGTPVARIIDRFLGFPDD; encoded by the exons ATGGAAGATGGAGAGAATGATGGGAAGACACTAGTGTTTGTGACTGTGGGAACAACGAGTTTCGATGCCCTCGTGAAAGCAGTGGTCAGTGAAAATGTTAAAGAGGAGTTGCACAAGAGAGGATATACTCATCTTCTCATTCAGATGGGTCGAGGAATCTACTCTCCACCCAAG TGTGATGGAGCGGATGGATCGCTAGCCGTTGATTACTTCACCTTCTCTTCGAGTATCGCTGATTATATTCGATCAGCATCACTTGTTATTAGTCACGCTG GATCTGGAAGCATATTCGAGACGCTAAAGCTAGGGAAACCGTTGATTGTTGTAGTCAACGAAGATCTCATGGACAATCATCAGTGTGAATTAGCTGAAGAGCTTGAAGAGAGGAAGCATTTGTACTGCGCTCGCCCTCACACGCTTCATCAGACCTTGACGAAGATGGAGTTGGAGTCCCTGGTTCGGTACGCTCCAGGTGATGGAACACCTGTTGCCCGCATTATCGACAGGTTCCTGGGGTTCCCTGATGATTAA
- the LOC106437453 gene encoding phosphatidylserine decarboxylase proenzyme 1, mitochondrial: MKPRFPQNVFLFGRYSYVRRFHQSSRRNLSSFINNIRSNRRTFSSTGGGSGGGGTGDSNGNAFLLPGATVATILMLGALHGRRLYEDKKIEEKRERGIELEFHQDVKASFLGILPLRSISRAWGSLTSVEIPVWMRPFVYKAWSRAFHSNLEEAALPLEEYASLRDFFVRSLKQGCRPIDPDPRCLVSPVDGTVLRFGELKESRGMIEQVKGHSYSVPALLGTNSLLPMVPQGKDESEEEAAGDKGDKSWLRVSLASPKLRESISASPMKGLYYCVIYLKPGDYHRIHSPADWNALVRRHFAGRLFPVNERATRTIKNLYVENERVVLEGVWKQGFMALAAVGATNIGSIELFIEPELRTNKPKKKLFPTEPPEERVYDPQGHGVKLEKGKEVGVFNMGSTVVLVFQAPTANSPDGSSSSSDYRFCVKQGERVRVGQALGRWKEG, from the exons ATGAAACCTCGATTTCCTcagaatgtttttttgtttggtcgcTATTCATATGTCCGCCGCTTCCACCAGAGTTCTCGCCGAAACTTGAGCTCTTTCATCAACAATATCCGTTCTAATCGCCGAACCTTTAGCTCTACAGGCGGTGGAAGCGGAGGAGGTGGAACCGGTGATTCAAACG GCAATGCGTTTCTCTTGCCCGGAGCAACGGTGGCTACTATCCTTATGCTTGGAGCTCTTCATGGTCGCCGTCTCTATGAAGACAAGAAG ATTGAAGAGAAACGGGAAAGGGGAATCGAACTTGAGTTCCACCAAGATGTTAAA GCCTCCTTCCTTGGGATTCTGCCTCTGCGATCCATCTCAAGAGCGTGGGGTTCTTTGACGAGCGTG GAAATTCCGGTCTGGATGCGGCCCTTTGTTTATAAAGCCTGGTCTCGAGCTTTTCATTCAA ATCTTGAAGAAGCAGCTTTGCCTCTTGAAGAATATGCTTCACTACGAGATTTCTTTGTTCGCAGCTTGAAACAAGGTTGCAGGCCTATCGACCCCGATCCTCGTTGTCTG GTTAGTCCTGTGGATGGCACCGTTCTGAGGTTTGGGGAGTTAAAAGAAAGTAGAGGGATGATCGAGCAAGTCAAAGGACATTCTTACTCAGTGCCGGCTCTTCTCGGAACAAACTCTCTCCTTCCCATGGTACCTCAAGGTAAGGATGAGTCTGAGGAAGAAGCTGCTGGAGATAAAGGCGACAAGTCTTGGTTGAGAGTCTCTTTGGCATCTCCAAAGTTACGGGAGAGCATCTCAGCCAGTCCGATGAAGGGGCTCTATTATTGTGTGATATACCTAAAACCAGGGGACTATCATCGAATACACTCCCCGGCTGACTGGAATGCATTGGTTCGTCGTCACTTTGCAG GTAGGTTGTTTCCTGTAAACGAGCGTGCTACAAGAACGATAAAAAATCTCTACGTTGAAAATGAAAGG GTTGTGCTTGAGGGGGTATGGAAACAAGGTTTTATGGCACTTGCTGCTGTTGGTGCGACCAACATTGGATCCATTGAG CTATTCATCGAACCTGAACTAAGAACAAACAAGCCAAAGAAGAAGCTGTTTCCTACAGAGCCACCAGAGGAGCGGGTGTATGATCCACAAGGTCATGGCGTAAAGCTCGAAAAAGGAAAGGAG GTAGGTGTATTCAACATGGGATCGACCGTGGTGCTTGTTTTCCAAGCACCAACCGCAAACTCACCAGACGGTTCAAGCAGTTCATCAGATTACAGATTCTGTGTCAAACAAGGAGAAAGAGTCCGCGTTGGACAAGCATTGGGAAGGTGGAAAGAGGGATGA
- the LOC106437455 gene encoding uncharacterized protein LOC106437455 isoform X1, with protein MPFNTVMEVEPPSLIRYLIGSAVMMIGVVLPVGYMMFRNKRVPSSSSYSKQTNKVLI; from the exons ATGCCG TTTAATACGGTGATGGAAGTGGAGCCTCCGAGTCTGATACGGTACTTGATCGGATCGGCGGTGATGATGATCGGCGTGGTATTGCCGGTTGGTTACATGATGTTCCGCAACAAGCGAgtcccctcctcctcctcttacTCTAAACAGAC AAACAAAGTTttgatatag
- the LOC106437455 gene encoding uncharacterized protein LOC106437455 isoform X2, with product MPFNTVMEVEPPSLIRYLIGSAVMMIGVVLPVGYMMFRNKRVPSSSSYSKQT from the exons ATGCCG TTTAATACGGTGATGGAAGTGGAGCCTCCGAGTCTGATACGGTACTTGATCGGATCGGCGGTGATGATGATCGGCGTGGTATTGCCGGTTGGTTACATGATGTTCCGCAACAAGCGAgtcccctcctcctcctcttacTCTAAACAGACGTAG
- the LOC106437380 gene encoding pheophorbidase, with amino-acid sequence MGGGDGGEDSVVHFVFVHGASHGAWCWYKLTTLLAAAGFKATSVDLTGAGINLTDSNTVVDFDQYNRPLFSLLSDLPPHHKIILVGHSIGGGSVTEALCKFTDKISMVVYLAADMVQPGSTSSPHDSAMTVGEEDIWELIYGEGADKPPTGMLMKEEFRRHYYYSQSPLEDVTLACKLLRPAPLRALNGADKLAPNPEAEKVPRVYIKTAKDNLFDPLRQDRVVEKWPPSQLYILEESDHSAFFSVPTTLFAYLVRAVSFLQL; translated from the exons ATGGGAGGAGGAGACGGTGGTGAGGACTCCGTAGTTCACTTTGTATTTGTTCATGGCGCCAGCCACGGTGCTTGGTGTTGGTATAAACTGACCACTCTTCTTGCCGCCGCCGGTTTCAAAGCCACCTCTGTCGACCTCACCGGAGCTGGCATCAACCTCACCGACTCTAACACCGTCGTCGACTTCGACCAGTATAACcgtcctctcttctctctcctgTCAGATCTCCCTCCTCACCACAAGATCATACTCGTGGGACATAGCATCGGCGGAGGAAGTGTCACTGAAGCTCTATGCAAGTTCACAGACAAAATCTCCATGGTCGTTTACCTCGCGGCTGACATGGTTCAACCCGGATCCACCTCTTCTCCTCATGACTCAGCC ATGACTGTTGGAGAAGAAGACATATGGGAGCTCATATACGGTGAAGGCGCTGATAAGCCACCCACTGGCATGTTGATGAAGGAGGAGTTTAGACGTCATTATTACTATAGCCAAAGCCCTCTTGAG GACGTAACGTTGGCATGTAAGCTGTTGCGACCAGCTCCACTTAGGGCTTTGAACGGTGCTGATAAGCTGGCTCCAAACCCTGAAGCGGAGAAAGTTCCTCGCGTTTACATCAAGACTGCTAAGGATAATCTATTTGATCCTCTACGCCAAGACCGTGTGGTGGAGAAGTGGCCACCATCTCAGTTGTATATCTTGGAGGAGAGTGACCATTCTGCTTTCTTCTCTGTCCCAACTACCTTATTCGCTTATCTTGTCCGTGCTGTATCTTTTCTTCAACTATAA